The following is a genomic window from Manihot esculenta cultivar AM560-2 chromosome 9, M.esculenta_v8, whole genome shotgun sequence.
gcacattcggccgccgaaggtgcccccgaaagtgccctgtccagctttcctttgcatgttttccatgattgttCTAATGATTGTTCTacggtgttttaaggggtttttggggagatgtttagagatatgttagagtatgtttggtccctcatttaagtctatctgtgtaggcacagaccagaggaaccagagagttcagcagtgagtaccgcttcaggagcctgcagagtcagtcagagtcagtcagaggtgagtggaactacacttaattcttttaattacgaaatgtaatgttttagcatatttcattcatcatgagtatgcataggatgattgcattagaaatcacgaatatgttgcattgcatagttaattgttcatgtgggtgaatgctgaatgatccaatagtcccagacaggaagtccaggaccccattctacggcctggcaggtatagagagttcaggaccccattctacggcctgacaggtttgtttttgtacaggaagtccaggaccccatgcgatgtcctggcagatttattatttatacaggaaaaatccaggacctcatcaatggcctggaaatttaaaatatgtgtgtatgtatgttggatgtatgtatgcattacaggaagaccaggaccccagttgacggcctggcacggattagatactgggactatgtggtgacaggtttaccctagatgtgaattgtctgtgatatgatgcattccataagatcatgttttaatgacaggtgttattgttctactcactgggctatagagctcatccctctcccttattcccagttttgcaggtttcagtGTACAGGTTGTACAAGGGCAAGTCAGAGGTGCATAAGAAAAACAATAAAGAGCTTGaatagttagagtggacatgtaatatgaaagagatgtattagttgtgTAAATAGTTAAAGTGGGCTGGACTTAGTTCTTCTATTTTATaagtcttttgtatacatgatcaagttatataactgttttacaaacaggtgaaaaaccaggcttaacaggtatgatttaacccctctagcaagctctagtcaggggtgcAGAATACAAAGTATagagattgtgcatgcacaggttaagccatagttcagagaaagaaaagtttttattttcacagaaaatatatgatcatgtatgagtttttacaggtacacagagagtatagcaggcttgctacgggttctggcggccttatgccgacctgaatcctagcgccggtgacggtccatttccgggtcgttacattttcaATAAAGcttttaactataaaaataactaaacctttgtataaaattaaaaaaaaataatatttaattcttagAAATTCactaatgattttttaaaatatattaaattatttctaacattttaaaaaatctattaattaattttttattagttttaattattaaatattataaaaaaattaaaatattttaaaaggactaattaataaattttttaaaaatttaaaaaatatattaataaattttttaaaattatagaaattaaataataaaatacttaacgaaataaataattaatagattttaaaatattaaaaacgttttaatatatttttcataaataataaattaattaataatttttttatattataaaaattaaataataatttttcgtaAGAGGCATGATTATGTTtccttttttaatttgtttttgagATTATCTCCTGtaattattaatgataaaatcCAATAATTCCACTATTGTTTTAGTTTTCTTTTACTATATATTATTCCTGcaacttatttttaaaaataaaataaaataaaataaagagagggATAAAGCAAAAAAGTGGTTGTTTTATTCGCAAATCACATTATTACTTTGATCTCGTTTAAGATTGTCGCCTAATTTATgggattattatttaattagcaTATCAATAAACTTCTTAACAAAGCCTTTCTGCATGTTGCTGCTAATCTAAGATCGTCATATGAGAAAATATATtacataaagaaaataataaaaatttaaaaaggatCATGTTGAGCTGAGCTGAGCTTATAGTTAGGCTTGGTCAAAAGCTGATTTCGTTTTAAAATCagcagtttgatttgatttacggatcaaatcaaaatcgatttgatttttaacaatttaaaaattattttaatttttgatggtTTTGATTTGGTTTTAAAGCAATTacaattatcattttttttataattatagttctaattaaattcaaattttaaacaatCAACTAATTCACGTTTAagaagaaataatattttttacaagtattttttaaaaaattaaacttcattattttatttatttatttatatatgaattGTAAGtggtaaaaattttattatataattgttttaaaagtttaaaagaatcaaatcaaataatcGGTTTGAATCAGCTGATTCCGATTATAATTTAGAAGATGGAGTCAGAATCAGCTTCTAATATAAAGTTTTGATCCGGTTTAGAAACAAGAACCGATTGACTGGCTTCAGTCTTATTGCAGTTCAAACCGGACCATGGCTAGGCCTATCTACtgtttcttttgttttgttttgttttttattttgaaaaaaatagtgCTAGAGAATGAAACCCCTGTTGGAAGCAATGCATATATACTCATGAAAGTGAAAGTGAAAAGAGCGGAGAAAAGAAAAGCAATGCTATGGGTCACTAACCGTTTTCGCTTGATAAGCTAAGGCGGTTCCAGTTCGTGCCTTTGTGGCGCTATATCTGGAAGCTATTTCTCACGCACTCACCCCTCGACTCCTCCACTACAAATTCAAGCAACATCTGCTCCACTTAACCCCACAACTTCAAAACCATACAACAAAATGCTAAGGCCGTCCTCTTCTGCTTCACTTCTTGTttctcttctcctcctccttttaACATCTTCCTCCTCTGCAAGTACTCGCCTTTCTATTACTTGTTTTACGTGTATTTAAGTTTGAATATGAGGTTCATGCAATTgctgatttttttttgtttgttgcAGTTGGGGAGCAACTCATTATTGTGAACAACTGCAATGAAAGCATATGGCCTGGAATGCTCGGAGGTGCAGGCCACCCTACGCCGAAAGATGGAGGTTTTCATCTAGGCAGCGGAGAGGAAGTCGTCGTTGATTTACCGCAGAAGTGGTCGGGGAGATTATGGGGTAGACAAGGATGTGCTTTTGACAAGAATGGTAAAGGGTCATGTTACACAGGAGATTGCTCCGGCTTACTTCACTGCCAAGGCATTGGTGGTGCACCACCTGCAACAATGGTGGAAATGACTCTGGGATCTTCTACTTCTCCCTTGCACTTCTATGATGTTAGTTTGGTTGATGGGTTCAATTTGCCAGTTTCAATGGCACCAGTGGGTGGTGGAATTGGATGTGGAGTAGCATCATGTGAGGTTGATCTCAACATCTGCTGCCCATCTGCGCTTGAAGTGAAAAGAGATGGCAAGATAGTGGGGTGTAAAAGTGCTTGCTTGGCTATGCAATCAGCTAAATATTGCTGCACAGGAGACTACTCTAATCCAAAGACTTGCAAGCCTACCCTTTTTGCACATCTATTCAAGGCTATATGTCCAAAGGCTTATAGTTATGCTTTTGATGACTCTAGCAGCCTGAACAAATGCAGGGCTTCTCGCTATGTTATCACTTTCTGCCCTCCTAAATAAGAAACTGCAACTGCAGCTGAGTGGCTTTGGGAGCAGTTGTCAGAGTATTTTGTGGATCAAGTATGGATTTTTATGTTAGTTACTGTGTTCTCTGCTTTTTCTTCGACTGTTAATTTGGGAATTAGATGTCAGTTACAAATAGAAGAAGGTTTATAATGGATGACAGCCATTTTTATTTCTACAATTTGcttctccttagttttagtagTCTTTCTTTGAAAATACAAGTATCAATTGTGATATCATgatgatttatatttttattagatgGTAAAGAAAAACCTGACTCAGATAAGTGGAAAGTTCTAATTTCCCTTGCAAGGAGCATAGCTTAAACTTTCTCAAGCAAGATGACAACCAAGATTAATCAACCGTTCCAATTCCACCTACCATACCCTCTTAAGAGCCAGTATCTGAGGAGGAAGGAATTGTTTTAAAGCATCTAAGATCCATTGTTAATCAACAAACAGCAAGGATCTccaatcaattttaaaaatggaATGCAAATTTTTCAAGAAAAGAGTATCATTTAGAAAAAAAACGTTTTTTATAGTCACCACCAGAGAATATCTAAGAAGATTAGCATCACTAATTCACCCAATCCAGAATTTATGCCAGATTATTCAGCAACTCAAAGACATGaatttttaagttaataaaaaaccactaattatatcattttaacATGAGCACCAAAGAAGTGCCAAACCTAAAAAGCAGCCACTTCAAAATATATGATTC
Proteins encoded in this region:
- the LOC110623471 gene encoding thaumatin-like protein; translated protein: MLRPSSSASLLVSLLLLLLTSSSSAIGEQLIIVNNCNESIWPGMLGGAGHPTPKDGGFHLGSGEEVVVDLPQKWSGRLWGRQGCAFDKNGKGSCYTGDCSGLLHCQGIGGAPPATMVEMTLGSSTSPLHFYDVSLVDGFNLPVSMAPVGGGIGCGVASCEVDLNICCPSALEVKRDGKIVGCKSACLAMQSAKYCCTGDYSNPKTCKPTLFAHLFKAICPKAYSYAFDDSSSLNKCRASRYVITFCPPK